The window AGCGCTGGCTGTCTCTGTTCTGCCCTTTCTTGATGGTGTCCATCTTGATGGGGCCGGGGTGGAGCACAGAGTCGGGGACCCGGTGTGTGTCAGGGAGCGCTGGGCTGTCCGTAGTCCCCGCACCGGGGTCTTCCTCTGACTCACTGCCGTTTGCTGGAAAGACACAGGGATGAGACGGTTAGCAGCAAAACCCTCAAAATCTAACGACTGAGCCAAGCCACAGCTCCGTGGAAACATCATTCCACAATCCCAAGTATGCTCCAGAAAACACTTTGGTCAAGCATCACCCGTCACACTGGTAATAATGGTAGTGGTTTTGCCTTGAGGAGCATCTTTTAGAATGAAAAAGTAGGTGCCCAGGCAGCTTGCAGGTGTCCCCTCCTCCCCTAGGAGGGGGCAGAGCTGAGGCTGGacaagcgcccccccccccctgagtCAGAAGTGCTGGGTGAGGCAGCCCAGCAGGAATTctgactgggggaggggtggctgcTGGCCGGACTGCCACCAAGCAAAGGCTGCACTTGAATTCTCTCCTCCCCACAAAGCGCTCCGCTGCACCTGTGAACTCAGGAGGCGTGTCTGTGGGTGctcaagccccccacccccgcccccgccccactgTCCCTGAATCTTGGGGGACATTTTTCCAGGTGAGTCTTTCCTCCCTGTGGGCATGTGAGCACATGTGAAGCTGGTGTGGGGCCAGGACCCTCGCTGTTCCTCCCCCAGGATGAACTGGGGGCAGCTATGGGGCAGGGACCGGTGGCCGGGGGTCCCCTCTTTCTCCGGGTCTGCACAGCCAGGCAGTGGCCATACGGTCACTTCAGTCCGACAAGCAGTGCTTCCAGGCCTCCCGGGTCCTCTGGCCCTGAATCGGTTCCGCCTGGGCAACCCCACGCCCTGGCTCCTGCTGAACCTCCCTTCACGGTGGTGGCCAGCTGGTGCTGGGAAGCCTGCCAAGGCCTCGGGCGCTGGGATCCCACAAGGGGGCAGCCCTGCAGGCGGGGAACGCTCCTCTGGGGCTGAGCGGGGCAGGGAGACAGCGGGCTCCACCTGCACGTGCTCCGCTGTCCTCTGGACGCACGGGGCACAGGCTGCACTCAAGGGGGAcacggggtgggggcaggaagtcCCTTCTTTCTGGGTCTCCATgtcgttccccccccccccaaagcgaCCCATGAGGGGAGGAGTTGCAGAGACCCCAGCAGACTTGGTGCTGGAGGCACAGTAGTCCGGTCCAGTGCCCATGGTGTATAGGCTTTTAATAGGTATGATTTGGTTTCTTttagaacaatttttaaataagatattatttattgattttacagagagagagagagagagagagagagagagagagaaagaagggatggggaaaagagaagtatcaactcatagctgcttcactttagctgttcgcTGATTgcctgttgtatgtgccttgaccgggcgcgagcccagggttttgaaccagcgacctcagcgttccaggtcagtcctttctccactgcgtcaccacaggccaggttaggacttggtttcaatttcctttcatctttctttctctctctctctctctctttctctatttctttttttctttcaagtgcTGGAGCAAAGGAGATGCTAAGAATATGCAAATAAGCATCTCTGCAGTTCTTTTCCAAGAACTCTGAGTAATTGCTTAAACTTCCTTGGTTTCTCTGTAACATGCCTGATGACTCAGGTGTGAAGAGGAAACTGTTCCTTGCAAGCAACAGAGAATTTTAACTTTTGACTGTCATTTAAACTTACTCCCACCCCCTACCCCATATGGAGTTTCAAAGTCACTTACAGCTCTTTGGAACTTTGTAACAAACCACACCCATTCCTAGTGGTCATTAATATGCCCCATAAAGTAACTAAGAAAGACAGTTATCTACGAAGACGTCTCAGATCTCCTCCTGAACTTCGCAAACTGCACAGGAGCAAGGAGGTGCAGGCACAGCAAATGACAAACACTCCTCGCGACTTGAAGTCTTCCTGGTATGAAACCCAGACGCCTCAGGCCACTGGGATTTTGTCTTTCCACCAATCCGGCAACTGGCACTTTCTCTGGGAGCAACAGGGCCTGCACTGCCTAGTAAGAACACGCCTCACCTCTGTGAGGATCTGCAGACGCGGGATGGATGATAAAGGGactctcccctccacctccagCTGGTGGCTGGAGGCGTGGGCAGAGTTCTCCTAGCCTTCCGCGTGGGTGTGGGGACTCCACTCCTCGCGCCAAGGAAGGCTGGCTGAGCCTGCTCCACGTCAGGGGGACCGGATGCCAACTTCATTTAACTTCTAATCTAAGGGGCCAATGCCGAGTGCTTCACCCAGCGGGCGGGGATCTTCCTCTGGGTCCCTGGACGCATTCCTTCCACTTCACAGGGTCGCAGCAAACAGCCCAGGGGCTTCCTCTGCCCCCCTTCCTGTTGCGGAAGTCCGTGGACCCACCCTGCCCGCAGCCCCAGCTCCTGACATTCGTGTGAGCGCCCCACCGTGGCAGGGGCAGATGGTGGCTACCGGCTTTCAGCCCCCgacctcctccctgcctccctggggGCCCTCAGAGAGGCGCTTCTATCAGAAGTTCAGGTTGTCCGGCCGCAAAAGTCACATACCTGATTCCCACTAGGCTCGTTTTGGGTCACCCCGAGAGGGGTCACTGATGTGCAAACGTTACCATGATAAAACACCTGCCTGCTCACCTTTCACGTCTaattccgccccccccccccccccccgcattctCCGCGTGGACACGCTCGCTCCTAGTTGGCGGGAACCGTGGCCACACTGTAGAGCCGGCAGCACAGGCCACGCCACGTCCCCCTGCGCTGCGCGGGTTCAAGGGGGCTGGGAGTCTCCCAGGTCCAGGGTCTTCCCATTGACTACCAACCTCATTATCCGCTCCCTCCCCACGAAATCTGCGACCCATTTTCGTCGGAAGCGCTTTGCAGTTTGCAAGCACTCAGCACTCAGAAAACGGAGAGGCTGGCCGTGGAGAGTTCCTCCCGCCGGCGCCCTCGCCTCGaggggcctcagcctccccagcTACAACCTTGGGGGCGGGGAGAGCAGCGAAGTCACCGCAGGGGCGCCGCCCACCCCCGGTCGTTGGCCGGAGGCGCTGCGGCGGCGCACTTGGTGCCCGCGACTCAACTGGAGCCGGGGCGCACCTGGCGCGGGCAGCTCACCTGGTGCGGGCAGCGAGGGGCGCAGGGGGGCGCGCAGAAGCTCCGCGGCGGTGCCGTTGGTGCAGAGCCCGAGGCCTTTCAGCAGCGCGCGCAGCGGGCGCGGCTCACCCGGCTGCGGCTGGCAGCGCAGGCCCGCGCCGCAGCGCTCGGTGTAGACGCCGCACGCCTGGCCCTCGCGCAGCGCGCACGTCAGGCAGCAGCCGCAGCCGGGCTCGCGCACCAGCTCCACGCACTCGGGCCCGGCGGGCGGCGGCGCGCACTGGGCCAGCGCCTGCGCATCGCACGGCTCGCAGCGCACCACGGGACCCCAGCCCGCCGCGCTCGCACTGGCCCGCCCTCCGAGCGTCGCCAGCGCTATCAGCGCCGCGGCCAAGAGCGTGGAGTGCGTCGGCTGCATGTCGTCCACGGTGAGAGTCCGCTGCTCAGCAGACCGGAACGCACGGGGACCGGGTGACAGCGCGCGGCGCGAGGCTGCGGGAGCGGAGCAGGCAGCGGTCAATCTGGAGCGCCACGCCGCCAGGCTCGCATCTGGGCGGCACGGGCGCGCCGGCCGCTATATAGAAGCTGAAGTGGCCGAGGACACGCCCCGGAACGGcgcgccgggggtggggggagacgggGGCGGGCAGGCGGAGGAGAAGCTCCAGGGTCTGGTGTCTCGCCTGGGGGTGCACAGCGCGCGGCCTCCCGAGCACCTGTTCCTCGCGCTCACGCCCGCCGCCTCGCCACCACGAGGTCCCCAGGAACCCGGCGCTCCCATCACCCACCGGCCCCGGTGcctcgggccaccccagtgccccgCCCCGGCCAACCTGGAGTCCCCGCCGCCCTTCCCGGTCTGCGTCCCCGGATGAGGTCGCGCGCGGCGAACCTGCAGGGGGAAACTGTCGTGTGCCGCTCCTGACCCGTGTGTGCCTTGCAAAGCTTTCTAAAATTCAAGACCTGGGCTCGGGGAATTCGTGGGACATTTCTGAACGAGAACAGCCGACTCGTGTCGGGTCTTGGGAAGCCGAGGACTCGGGGTTTCATTTGCACCGGCGGGGCCACTCGTACCCCCCACATCCGGCCCCACGAATGCGTGTCTGCAGGTGGGCGCGTGGCCTTTGCCCCTTCCAGGGTCTCTTCTCAAAGCGGTGAAGGCTCCCTTTTCCTGTGTCCCCTCAAGTCCCCAGTGGGCAAAGTGGGCCAGCGTGGAATGGTCCCGAGCAGGGCTGCTCAAAGATTTGACATGTTTGGGTGTTCTCCCCGGTGACGGTTTCAAACAACTTCTATCCGCAACAGAGGGACAATAAAAACAGTGAAGGGGCCCCGCTGAAGTGTAATTAATGACTGATTTTTACTCTCATTTTCCCGGCCACTTGGCATCCCTGCACCCAGTTCTCTCTGGTGCATTAAAGCGGAGACCTCAGGGTTCTTCTGTTCCGTGCAAATTAAACACTGCGCTGGGGTGCAAATCCGGAGGCGCCGCTCGCCCCTGAGGTCGGGGTGAATCGTGTTCGCTTGCTGCACGCGGCCTTTTCCGTGTCGTCTGAGCGCGCTTTCCCCAGGTGACCGACAGAGGACGCTAGTGGTCCAGCATCGAATCAGGAAGTACACTTTCCAAGGCTATTAACCAAGACCTTGTGGCTCAGCCCTGGGAACCCGCAAGGCCGCAGGGGAACGGACTTCCTCGCAAGCTGTTTGGACTTGGACCCTTGCCCTAGCCTGTGCATAGGTGTCTTGGGGAGCCTTTCGCAATTTGCTGTAGAAACGGCACATCGGGGTCCCCTTGTGCTCCCCCCTCTGCTGAGACCAGCTCAGCTGTGGGGGTGCACGAGAGGAAGGCACCTCAGgacttaaaaacacacacacacacacacacacacacacacacacacacacacacgacacaaCACAGGAAAAGATGGGTCCAGGGGattcccagcctccaggactgagagcccagatctctgcagcgtCATCCGTGTtgattggtctctttgctcatcaagcagatcagcagagcctgggtcacatTAGTCTAcagtggattcaggtgcagagaaagatggCCAAGTGATGCCCCCCAGGCAGGTAGGAAAGTGGCtacagggatcagctgcttcctataaacaatcTTATCACTTCCTGTTGGGGGGCAGGACATGGTGTTCTgaagtccacaccaaagacttgtctcaaggctgcagtttaatctctcagccattttcctagccccccccccaccccactaaCAGACACGGGTGGAGCCGACATTCATCCTTGTCACTGTTGTCTCTGTGTATTGTATGTACGCATGCCCTGCTCTCCCTTTGAGAATGGGAACACCAGGGTTCTCatagcaaacaaataaacaatgtatAAACAATAGTGATACTCGAGGTTCCACAAGAAGCAGCGAGCCAAGACAATGGGGgccgcccccccccctttgtgCACGCTGGGCCAGACGCCCCAGTCACCGGGGACTGTGCTAGAGCGGTCCCGGTTGCCCCCCTCTGTCCTTGCCCTCCCTGTAGCTTGGTGTTATCTGCTTTCACAGCCAAGAACAGCGTCTCTGATTTCACTGGGAAATTAAAGGAAACAAGAAATCCCCCAGGGTCACATTTATTCTTGACATAACCGTGGAGACTTGACCCTGAAATCAGAGCCAGGTTGGTCTCGAAAGAGGTTGCAGGTCTGCCTCTGTTCAGCACAGGGTTATGTACAGGCTGGGCTGGTCACTGGTCAGAGTGGCCCCTTTTCCCAGAGTGGTCATCTGGGTAGTGGATCGGGGAACCACGGACAATGTCTAAGTCCTACTCCCTGGCCCTGCTTTGcagcccctggccctgcctggcctGCGGTGGGAGAAAAGGCTCGTGTTACGCTCCAGTCCCTAGGAGGCGGCCACGCGCTGGGACCTCGCCCAAGGGAGACCTGGGAAACTGACGGTTACATTGTAGCACGCATGTTCCATAGCCACATTTTATAGCGACTGTCAGCGCCCTTGTGGGTGAAATCTTGCAACAGTGCAGTGACTTGGGGGCAGTGATGTGGGGAGACTTGTGTTTCAATATTTAGTCCTTTAAAAGAATGTAAATGACTAAATAACCCCACAATGTAACGAAACTTAATTGTGTGACACGCTGGTTAACTgtatcagacttttttttttttttgtatttttctgaagctggaaacggggaggcagacagacttccacatgcgccccaccgggatccacccggcatgcccaccagggggcatgcccatctgttgtgaccagagccattctagcgcctgaggcagaggccatggagccatcctcagcgcctgggccacctttgctccaatggagccttggctgtgggaggggaagagagagacagagaggaaggagagggggaggggtagagaagcagatgggcgcttctcctgtgtgccctggccgggaatcgaacccgggacttctgcacgtcaggccgacgctctaccactgagccaaccggccagggcctgtatcagACTTTTGATCAGTCTGGCATTTGTGGTTATTAGTGTAAACTAGAGTGGGTGGTGGGAATGGTgatctccacccccccctccattGCAGGTACTTTGCCTTAAAAGCTTAGTGATTATAAAGTGACACACATCAGAGTGACAGCTGTTCACCAAGTGTGGGTGCTGACGCTGGCATCCTTTCTGGAACTCCGGTTCCTGATGTCTCTCACCCGACTCTGTGATCCTAAATGGATATTGGAGAAAGCTGACCCTGTCTCTTCTGCGGAAAACCCCAGCTTTTTCTAAAACGGATGCGAATAACTTCCCAAACCTTCCCCCTGCAAGAAGCCTTCTCTTCTTCAGGACACTTGACGAAAAGCTTTGCATCCCATAAAATAAAACCGGGTGAAACACAAGGAACTTTGAAAATCCAATGTGCCGAGAACATCCTAATccagtaagaaatatatttttttttcttagcttcttaaggaatggaCTTTAGTTGGGATATTAAACAGCCCAAATGAAAACCTGTTGTTattgaacaaacaaaaatctgCCTTCTCCATTAGGTGATGATTTGATTATTCGTTCTCTTCaaagaccttttttaaaaaaatattttttaaaaaaattatggattTTTTAGAgcgaaaggaagggagagagagagagagaaacactgacttgttgttccacttactcatgccGTCATTGGTCggttcttgtctgtgccctgactggggatggaacccgcaaGCAACCTCCCTCCGCGTGTTGGGACGacgccctaaccaactgagccagcaGGCCACGGCCCAGAGGGCTTTctgctttcagaaaaaaaaaataaataaataaacagataacaGTTAAAACTAGCTGCTCGCTCCTGAAGTCCACGCCTGAGCATGAAGCACAACTTTAATTTgtcattttgccttttttttttttttttttttttgccagtttgAGTGGGATCTGCGCTCTGGTACAGTTCTGGCACGTCCAGCCACTCCGGGGAAAGATCACAGGATGGCGCGGGTGCCCACCCGTGGGGCCCGGGCTGGGGGCTGTCCGAGGGGAGGCGGAGGGGTTGGTGTTTCCCTGGAGAACAAGTCCGATCAAGGAGACAAGGTGCGTCCTTAGGAATGGACAGAACGTCCCAGCGAGCCGGCCCTTGAAGGCCGCTCTGCCGCATTGAGCCGTGGTGTTGCATCTGACGTCGGGGTCCCTTACCTGTGCCCTCTGCCTTGCAGCTtcagtgccccctcccccaggctccGTGCAGACCCCAAGCACAGCACTTCTCTCGAGGCGTCGCTCATGTACCAACGTGCCAGGTCGTTTGCCGTTCAAATAAGGCAGCTCAAGGGTTTTTGGTGTATTCGTAGAGTTGGGCAACCATcctcatcatcctcatcatctaatttgagaacattttcatcacttcccccctaaacaaacaaacaaaaacaaaaggaacaggACCCTGGATCCACGGGCAGACACCCCCGTTCCCTCCTGTGGTCTTCTGCGTCCTGTTTCTACTGCGGCCGCCCGTCTGTGGGTGTGTCCT is drawn from Saccopteryx leptura isolate mSacLep1 chromosome 12, mSacLep1_pri_phased_curated, whole genome shotgun sequence and contains these coding sequences:
- the IGFBP3 gene encoding insulin-like growth factor-binding protein 3, which gives rise to MQPTHSTLLAAALIALATLGGRASASAAGWGPVVRCEPCDAQALAQCAPPPAGPECVELVREPGCGCCLTCALREGQACGVYTERCGAGLRCQPQPGEPRPLRALLKGLGLCTNGTAAELLRAPLRPSLPAPANGSESEEDPGAGTTDSPALPDTHRVPDSVLHPGPIKMDTIKKGQNRDSQRYKVDYEAQTTDTQNFSTESKLETEYGPCRREMEETLSLLKFQNSLSPGGVHIPNCDKKGFYKRKQCRPSKGRKRGTCWCVDRYGQPLPGYNTSNKGDLQCDNAESQ